In Corylus avellana chromosome ca2, CavTom2PMs-1.0, the following proteins share a genomic window:
- the LOC132172289 gene encoding uncharacterized protein LOC132172289, with amino-acid sequence MAVSVRLMGLIVAFCGAVSFIFGVVAENKKPAAGTPITGKGVVICKYPSDPTVVLGYLSVAFLIATTVAGFLSLFYPYKGKSVPQSALFRSASFVVFFNIAM; translated from the exons ATGGCTGTTTCCGTGAGATTAATGGGTCTGATAGTAGCATTTTGTGGTGCAGTTTCCTTCATATTTGGAGTTGTTGCTGAGAACAAGAAG CCAGCAGCTGGAACTCCAATAACAGGGAAAGGTGTTGTTATCTGCAAGTACCCCTCTGATCCAACTGTCGTTTTGGGGTATTTGtctgtagcatttctcattgcTACTACTGTGGCTGGgtttttgtctctgttttacCCTTACAAAGGAAAATCTGTTCCACAAAGTGCCTTATTTAGAAGCGCcagttttgttgttttcttcaaCATTGCTATGTAA
- the LOC132169563 gene encoding uncharacterized protein LOC132169563: protein MKLYNEWNIQGFVLLSLSIQTILILFAPFRKRTNNAFIIFLLWVAYLGADWAANFGVGLISNSQKFSQKHDDDADILAFWAPFLLLHLGGPDTITAFALEDNALWQRHLVGLLSQVAAAIIVFGQSFPRNRLWVPTVLLFVAGTIKYGERTRALFLANLNRFRESMLKEPIPAPCYAKLMEEYTSMKGANLPVQIELIPEPNIYSDTGHYNDDDDVDEGMLVDVAAVEHAYSFFKIFDGLIVDLIFSFRESDDSRPFFRRIHPRDAFKVLAIELNFIYETLYTKVAVVHSMVGYIVRFISWLAVMAAFSTFYCLDKKVFRRIDVGITYTLLFGAIGLDTIALFTLVFSDWTAASIRKPSRYNCIAAIKKLFCPLLQKFLNLKRINWTDTKSTSVMDCARRSLLRRWSESLHQYSLIDYCLEERHHEKNYFIYVIDEYLGLKDIYDMKYVSRKTFTEGLWDFIFDELKMKSSPADDPETAKRICSVRGESALQKAGNTKLLRYIVDVEYDQSLILWHIATEILYHTESSNEDANTTQRDICKTLSDYMLYLLVMRPTMMSAVAGIGLKRFHDTCTEAKHFFQRKVNIGENQEQACAKILEVDTDVEPVAVNGDRSKSVLFDACILAKELRNLEADKKWKLMSEVWVELLSYAASHCRANTHAAQLSKGGELITFVWLLMAHFGTGDQYQINKGGQPRAKLIVGK from the coding sequence ATGAAGTTATATAATGAATGGAACATTCAGGGTTTCGTTCTGTTAAGTCTTTCAATACAAACTATTCTGATTCTGTTTGCACCATTCAGAAAGCGAACAAATAATGCGTTCATAATCTTTCTGCTTTGGGTAGCTTACTTGGGGGCTGATTGGGCTGCTAACTTTGGAGTGGGACTTATTTCCAACAGTCAAAAATTTTCACAGAAacatgatgatgatgctgaCATTCTGGCTTTTTGGGCTCCCTTTCTTTTGTTACACCTTGGTGGTCCAGATACCATTACTGCTTTTGCTCTGGAGGATAATGCCCTCTGGCAAAGGCACTTGGTGGGGCTCCTAAGCCAGGTTGCTGCAGCCATTATTGTGTTCGGCCAATCCTTTCCGAGAAACAGATTATGGGTCCCTACTGTTCTTCTGTTTGTCGCTGGAACCATCAAATATGGTGAGCGAACGCGTGCTTTGTTTCTTGCGAACCTTAATAGATTCCGAGAATCCATGCTTAAAGAACCTATCCCAGCGCCTTGCTATGCAAAGCTCATGGAGGAATACACTTCGATGAAGGGGGCCAATCTCCCAGTTCAGATAGAGTTGATACCAGAACCTAATATATATTCAGATACAGGACattataatgatgatgatgatgtcgATGAAGGCATGCTGGTTGATGTTGCGGCGGTGGAACATGCTTATTCCTTCTTCAAAATCTTCGACGGTCTCATCGTGGATCTCATCTTTAGTTTCCGCGAGAGCGATGACAGCCGACCGTTTTTCCGTCGGATACATCCGCGAGATGCCTTTAAAGTGCTTGCAATTGAACTCAACTTCATCTATGAAACTCTCTATACAAAGGTTGCCGTGGTGCATTCAATGGTTGGATACATTGTTCGGTTTATATCCTGGTTGGCGGTTATGGCTGCCTTTTCAACCTTCTATTGTTTAGATAAGAAAGTTTTTCGCAGGATTGATGTTGGAATTACCTATACCTTGCTCTTTGGTGCCATAGGCTTGGATACAATTGCTCTCTTTACTCTGGTTTTCTCAGATTGGACTGCTGCTTCCATCAGGAAGCCGTCGAGGTATAATTGCATTGCAGCTATAAAGAAATTGTTCTGCCCGCTCCTCCAAAAATTTCTCAATCTCAAGAGGATAAATTGGACAGATACAAAATCAACAAGTGTCATGGATTGCGCTAGACGAAGCCTACTCCGGAGGTGGTCTGAATCTCTGCATCAATACAGCTTGATAGATTATTGCCTGGAAGAACGTCATCATGAAAAGAATTATTTCATTTATGTGATTGATGAATATTTGGGCCTTAAGGATATCTATGATATGAAATACGTTTCCCGGAAAACATTTACAGAAGGGCTGTGGGATTTCATCTTTGATGAGCTGAAAATGAAATCCAGTCCCGCAGATGATCCTGAGACTGCGAAGAGGATATGTTCAGTACGAGGAGAATCGGCTCTACAGAAAGCCGGAAACACAAAGTTGTTGCGTTATATTGTGGACGTTGAGTACGATCAGAGCCTTATATTATGGCATATTGCTACAGAAATCTTGTATCATACGGAGAGTTCGAATGAAGATGCCAACACTACTCAACGTGACATTTGTAAGACCCTGTCGGATTATATGTTATATCTTCTAGTTATGCGGCCTACGATGATGTCTGCTGTAGCAGGAATTGGCCTAAAAAGATTCCACGATACCTGTACTGAGGCCAAACACTTCTTCCAACGTAAGGTCAACATAGGAGAAAACCAAGAACAGGCTTGTGCTAAAATCCTTGAAGTAGATACTGATGTGGAACCCGTTGCTGTGAATGGAGACAGAAGCAAATCTGTGCTGTTTGATGCATGTATTCTCGCCAAAGAGCTAAGAAATTTGGAGGCGGATAAGAAATGGAAGCTAATGAGTGAAGTGTGGGTGGAATTGTTGTCTTATGCTGCAAGCCATTGCAGGGCCAATACTCATGCTGCTCAACTAAGCAAAGGAGGAGAGCTTATCACATTTGTATGGTTATTAATGGCTCATTTTGGCACAGGCGATCAGTACCAAATAAATAAGGGAGGCCAACCAAGAGCAAAACTGATTGTGGGTAAATAA
- the LOC132169564 gene encoding uncharacterized protein LOC132169564 — protein MKLYNEWNIQGFVLLSLSIQTILILFAPFRKRTNNAFIIFLLWVAYLGADWAANFGVGLISNSQKFSQKHDDDADILTFWAPFLLLHLGGPDTITAFALEDNALWQRHLVGLLSQVAAAIIVFGQSFPRNRLWVPTVLLFVAGTIKYGERTRALFLANLNRFRESMLKEPIPAPCYAKLMEEYTSMKGANLPVQIELIPEPNIYSDTGHYNDDDDVDEGMLVDVAAVEHAYSFFKIFDGLIVDLIFSFRESDDSRPFFRRIHPRDAFKVLAIELNFIYETLYTKVAVVHSMVGYIVRFISWLAVMAAFSTFYCLDKKVFRRIDVGITYTLLFGAIGLDTIALFTLVFSDWTAASIRKPSRYNCIAAIKKLFCPLLQKFLNLKRINWTDTKSTSVMDCARRSLLRRWSESLHQYSLIDYCLEERHHEKNYFIYVIDEYLGLKDIYDMKYVSRKTFTEGLWDFIFDELKMKSSPADDPETAKRICSVRGESALQKAGNTKLLRYIVDVEYDQSLILWHIATEILYHTESSNEDANTTQRDICKTLSDYMLYLLVMRPTMMSAVAGIGLKRFHDTCTEAKHFFQRKVNIGENQEQACAKILEVDTDVEPVAVNGDRSKSVLFDACILAKELRNLEADKKWKLMSEVWVELLSYAASHCRANTHAAQLSKGGELITFVWLLMAHFGTGDQYQINKGALSKF, from the coding sequence ATGAAGTTATATAATGAATGGAACATTCAGGGTTTCGTTCTGTTAAGTCTTTCAATACAAACTATTCTGATTCTGTTTGCACCATTCAGAAAGCGAACAAATAATGCGTTCATAATCTTTCTGCTTTGGGTAGCTTACTTGGGGGCTGATTGGGCTGCTAACTTTGGAGTGGGACTTATTTCCAACAGTCAAAAATTTTCACAGAAacatgatgatgatgctgaCATTCTGACTTTTTGGGCTCCCTTTCTTTTGTTACACCTTGGTGGTCCAGATACCATTACTGCTTTTGCTCTGGAGGATAATGCCCTCTGGCAAAGGCACTTGGTGGGGCTCCTAAGCCAGGTTGCTGCAGCCATTATTGTGTTCGGCCAATCCTTTCCGAGAAACAGATTATGGGTCCCTACTGTTCTTCTGTTTGTCGCTGGAACCATCAAATATGGTGAGCGAACGCGTGCTTTGTTTCTTGCGAACCTTAATAGATTCCGAGAATCCATGCTTAAAGAACCTATCCCAGCGCCTTGCTATGCAAAGCTCATGGAGGAATACACTTCGATGAAGGGGGCCAATCTCCCAGTTCAGATAGAGTTGATACCAGAACCTAATATATATTCAGATACAGGACattataatgatgatgatgatgtcgATGAAGGCATGCTGGTTGATGTTGCGGCGGTGGAACATGCTTATTCCTTCTTCAAAATCTTCGACGGTCTCATCGTGGATCTCATCTTTAGTTTCCGCGAGAGCGATGACAGCCGACCGTTTTTCCGTCGGATACATCCGCGAGATGCCTTTAAAGTGCTTGCAATTGAACTCAACTTCATCTATGAAACTCTCTATACAAAGGTTGCCGTGGTGCATTCAATGGTTGGATACATTGTTCGGTTTATATCCTGGTTGGCGGTTATGGCTGCCTTTTCAACCTTCTATTGTTTAGATAAGAAAGTTTTTCGCAGGATTGATGTTGGAATTACCTATACCTTGCTCTTTGGTGCCATAGGCTTGGATACAATTGCTCTCTTTACTCTGGTTTTCTCAGATTGGACTGCTGCTTCCATCAGGAAGCCGTCGAGGTATAATTGCATTGCAGCTATAAAGAAATTGTTCTGCCCGCTCCTCCAAAAATTTCTCAATCTCAAGAGGATAAATTGGACAGATACAAAATCAACAAGTGTCATGGATTGCGCTAGACGAAGCCTACTCCGGAGGTGGTCTGAATCTCTGCATCAATACAGCTTGATAGATTATTGCCTGGAAGAACGTCATCATGAAAAGAATTATTTCATTTATGTGATTGATGAATATTTGGGCCTTAAGGATATCTATGATATGAAATACGTTTCCCGGAAAACATTTACAGAAGGGCTGTGGGATTTCATCTTTGATGAGCTGAAAATGAAATCCAGTCCCGCAGATGATCCTGAGACTGCGAAGAGGATATGTTCAGTACGAGGAGAATCGGCTCTACAGAAAGCCGGAAACACAAAGTTGTTGCGTTATATTGTGGACGTTGAGTACGATCAGAGCCTTATATTATGGCATATTGCTACAGAAATCTTGTATCATACGGAGAGTTCGAATGAAGATGCCAACACTACTCAACGTGACATTTGTAAGACCCTGTCGGATTATATGTTATATCTTCTAGTTATGCGGCCTACGATGATGTCTGCTGTAGCAGGAATTGGCCTAAAAAGATTCCACGATACCTGTACTGAGGCCAAACACTTCTTCCAACGTAAGGTCAACATAGGAGAAAACCAAGAACAGGCTTGTGCTAAAATCCTTGAAGTAGATACTGATGTGGAACCCGTTGCTGTGAATGGAGACAGAAGCAAATCTGTGCTGTTTGATGCATGTATTCTCGCCAAAGAGCTAAGAAATTTGGAGGCGGATAAGAAATGGAAGCTAATGAGTGAAGTGTGGGTGGAATTGTTGTCTTATGCTGCAAGCCATTGCAGGGCCAATACTCATGCTGCTCAACTAAGCAAAGGAGGAGAGCTTATCACATTTGTATGGTTATTAATGGCTCATTTTGGCACAGGCGATCAGTACCAAATAAATAAGGGAGCTCTATCTAAATTTTAG